One segment of Purpureocillium takamizusanense chromosome 7, complete sequence DNA contains the following:
- the VIP1 gene encoding inositol hexakisphosphate and diphosphoinositol-pentakisphosphate kinase (COG:Z~BUSCO:EOG09260FMW~EggNog:ENOG503NVF2): MDRPRSTVSSSSSSSTAAVAIDGSLNRLSASSSAVAPSAQDLAGGNHSSSLPSAASPAASQQRQPRPQQHASAHTRSISSSSLASSSIASRKSRYAEPGTAEVHVERSNVSASSSSPPISVRGSRSILQQSRRQSGVSDTWGEDLVFGDPQFSVLDDTETPRIRAASTFDTSYHAFLPEPALTARSSLSDIQARRLSGNSIYSLASARGIFNSSPSAQGSEPGAPARSVPSLMTSAKGISSSPSEAGVSSITVTTSTGTQPGHNSGSGQHNLTPRDPHAQPLDLMRRSQRMESNIRSQPDRSRSRAKRRFSGSTANSSHSPSSDRGPHHREKEEVKPAPWGVIGICALDVKARSKPSRNILNRLISNREFDVVVFGDKTILDEEVENWPICDYLISFYSDGFPLEKAIAYVKTRKPFCVNDVPMQKILWDRRVCLRLLDKIQVRTPKRLEVSRDGGPQVLNAEMVKHIKDISGITLEPIDPNKQTPPRDVELVDNGDVLSVDGALLKKPFVEKPTSGEDHNIIIYFPTSTGGGARKLFRKIGNKSSDYVADLNVPRAITEPGSSYIYESFMQVDNAEDVKAYTVGPHYCHAETRKSPVVDGIVRRNTHGKELRYVTALNTEEKEMASRISTTFGQRVCGFDLLRASGKSYVIDVNGWSFVKDNDDYYEHCANILKDIFVKERLRRGGVTPPLPSPAASDVDPLARATQAIKDREQQATLSPAPAPKSTNGNHTAHSSVELQSSDCALLPPSEAPSSRADSSLGSMAQSTAPSPKLPPPPPEVSNHESASASASIKTSATAATSQQPQGEEPAAVPPPPKHSWKLKGIVSVIRHADRTPKQKYKFTFHTEPFIALLKGHQEEVLLIGEAALASVIQAVDVAYEAGIEDRVKLRALRNALIKKGSWAGTKVQIKPMFRKKKTEEAESHVHEMPDVDETREAIVPPSNGECPGHDIDTQPPSRRHDSVSGVTMSKFTAAEERLVLDKLQLIVKWGGEPTHSARYQAQELGENMRNDLMLLNRDILDEVHVYSSSERRVTASAQIWSASFLDRKDMPEDFITIRKDLLDDSNAAKDETDKVKKKLKGLLRKGNERPAQFAWPENMPEPSEVQTRVVQLMNFHRRVMHYNYGKLYSGAATSLSSISNPSTEKLTGEGSSTSISSALSHANAVNNIQSRWCSGEDAELFRERWEKLFAEFCDGEKVDPSKISELYDTMKFDALHNRQFLEWVFTPPKGMLEEEYGVKDGKGRDLDEGKASEDSKGEKSQNGSPEGSDKADPSSRGASVRKLFRRRSFLNGLRHLNEEGPPEQYFRLYKGTHQTSQKPDPRNDPLQELYRLAKVLFDFICPQEYGISDSEKLEIGLLTSLPLLKEIVQDLEEMQASNDAKSFFYFTKESHIYTLLNCIIEGGIETKITRSTIPELDYLSQICFELYESEMKPPPESVAADTPTFAYSIRITLSPGCHVFDPLHVQLDSRHCIGCAPRRSLTPHIDWLQVIKTLRAKFNQVKLPKTFLAVNLSDAFTFEEQERMANDNDLLEMKTVPPKDLLSGGRDKVTETGEDDTSTDTTSAKPGRDVTPTPAAV, translated from the exons atggaccgACCGCGATCGACCgtttcttcctcttcctcctcctccaccgccgctgtcgccatAGACGGGTCACTCAATCGCTTGTCAGCGTCATcatccgccgtcgccccctcCGCCCAGGACCTCGCGGGTGGTAACCACTCGAGCTCCCTCCCCAGCGCCGCTTCGCCTGCTGCCTCTCAGCAAAGGCAGCCACGACCCCAGCAACACGCTTCAGCGCATACCCGCAgcatctcgtcctcgtccctGGCTTCCAGCTCCATCGCCAGCAGAAAGAGCCGCTATGCTGAGCCTGGCACCGCCGAGGTACACGTCGAGAGATCCAACGTCTCTGCCTCTTCGAGCTCCCCGCCCATATCTGTAAGGGGCTCCCGCTCCATTCTGCAGCAAAGTCGCAGGCAGTCTGGAGTCTCTGACACCTGGGGCGAGGATCTCGTCTTTGGCGACCCGCAATTctccgtcctcgacgacaccgagaCGCCTCGTATACGGGCCGCTTCAACCTTCGACACCTCCTACCACGCCTTCCTCCCCGAGCCCGCCTTGACCGCCCGATCTTCCCTGTCAGACATCCAGGCTAGGCGACTGTCAGGAAACTCCATATACTCCCTTGCCTCTGCCCGTGGCATCTTCAATTCGTCGCCTTCAGCACAAGGGTCTGAACCTGGTGCTCCTGCTCGTTCGGTCCCAAGCCTCATGACCTCGGCGAAGGGTATAAGCTCATCGCCCTCCGAAGCCGGCGTTTCTAGTATCACCGTGACCACCTCGACAGGAACCCAGCCCGGCCATAACTCAGGATCCGGACAGCACAATTTGACGCCGAGAGATCCGCATGCGCAACCCCTAGATCTCATGCGACGTAGCCAAAGGATGGAGTCCAACATACGTTCTCAGCCTGACCGGTCCCGGAGCAGGGCCAAAAGGAGGTTCAGTGGCAGCACTGCGAACAGTAGCCACAGTCCAAGCAGCGACCGCGGGCCGCACCACCGGGAGAAGGAAGAAG TCAAGCCTGCTCCTTGGGGTGTCATTGGAATATGTGCCTTGGACGTCAAAGCAAGAAGCAAGCCCAGCCGGAATATTCTCAACCGCCTCATTTCCAATCGCGAATTTGATGTGGTCGTATTTGGGGACAAGACCATTCTCGACGAAG AGGTCGAGAATTGGCCCATTTG TGACTACCTCATATCCTTCTACTCTGATGGCTTCCCTCTGGAAAAGGCCATCGCCTACGTTAAAACGCGAAAGCCCTTTTGCGTCAATGATGTGCCCATGCAAAAGATCCTTTGGGATCGGCGCGTTTGTCTCCGACTACTAGATAAGATTCAGGTACGCACGCCCAAGAGGCTTGAAGTCAGTCGAGACGGCGGGCCACAAGTCCTCAACGCCGAAATGGTCAAGCACATCAAGGATATTTCTGGCATCACTTTGGAACCCATCGACCCCAACAAGCAGACCCCTCCACGCGATGTTGAGTTGGTCGATAACGGCGACGTTTTGAGTGTTGATGGTGCCTTGCTGAAGAAGCCCTTCGTAGAGAAGCCAACCAGCGGCGAAGACCACAACATCATCATATACTTCCCTACCAGCACAGGTGGCGGTGCGAGAAAGCTCTTCCGCAAGATTGGAAACAAGAGCTCCGACTATGTCGCCGACCTCAACGTACCAAGAGCTATCACTGAACCCGGCAGCAGCTATATTTACGAAAGCTTCATGCAGGTCGacaacgccgaggacgtcaaAGCATACACAGTTGGACCGCACTATTGCCACGCCGAGACACGGAAGTCCCCGGTAGTCGACGGCATTGTGAGGCGAAACACCCACGGCAAGGAGCTACGCTACGTTACGGCTCTCAACACCGAAGAAAAGGAGATGGCCAGTCGAATTTCTACGACTTTCGGGCAGCGTGTGTGCGGCTTTGACCTCCTGCGAGCTTCAGGAAAGAGCTATGTCATTGATGTCAATGGTTGGAGTTTCGTCAAGGACAATGACGACTACTACGAGCACTGCGCCAACATCCTCAAGGATATCTTTGTCAAAGAGCGCTTgcgtcgtggcggcgtgacgccgcctctgccgtcGCCTGCAGCTTCTGACGTGGACCCCCTCGCCCGTGCAACCCAGGCCATCAAGGATCGCGAGCAGCAAGCTACGTTATCTCCTGCCCCCGCGCCCAAGTCGACGAACGGAAATCACACCGCGCACTCCAGTGTCGAACTTCAGTCCAGCGACTGCGCCCTTCTACCGCCCAGCGAGGCGCCTTCTTCCAGGGCAGACAGCTCGCTTGGTTCCATGGCGCAGAGCACCGCGCCGAGTCCAAAATTacctccgcctcccccggaGGTGAGCAATCACGAATCCGCATCTGCCTCGGCTTCCATCAAGACTTCTGCAACAGCCGCCACGTCGCAGCAACCGCAAGGAGAGGAGCCAGCCGCGGTTCCACCGCCTCCGAAGCATTCCTGGAAGCTCAAAGGCATAGTATCAGTCATCAGACATGCAGATCGTACTCCAAAGCAAAAGTACAAATTCACTTTCCACACAGAGCCCTTCATTGCCCTTCTCAAGGGCCACCAGGAAGAAGTCCTTCTCATTGGCGAAGCTGCCTTAGCCAGCGTCATTCAGGCCGTTGACGTTGCCTATGAGGCTGGGATCGAGGACAGAGTCAAGCTGAGGGCACTACGTAACGCGCTCATCAAGAAGGGAAGCTGGGCTGGAACCAAGGTTCAGATCAAGCCCATGTTTCGCAAGAAGAAGACTGAGGAGGCAGAGTCACACGTTCACGAAATGCCCGATGTGGACGAGACACGGGAGGCGATTGTTCCACCCAGCAACGGCGAGTGCCCAGGTCATGACATCGATACTCAACCTCCATCAAGACGGCATGATTCGGTCTCGGGCGTTACCATGTCCAAATTCACGGCagccgaggagcgcctggTACTCGACAAGCTCCAGCTTATTGTCAAGTGGGGAGGTGAGCCCACCCACTCAGCACGCTATCAAGCCCAGGAGTTGGGAGAGAACATGCGCAACGACCTGATGCTGTTAAACCGAGACATCCTTGATGAGGTCCACGTTTACAGTAGTTCAGAACGGCGCGTGACTGCCAGCGCACAGATTTGGTCCGCGAGTTTTCTGGACAGAAAGGATATGCCTGAGGACTTCATCACCATTCGTAAGGATCTGCTAGACGATTCGAACGCCGCAAAGGACGAGACGGACAAGGTGAAAAAGAAGCTTAAGGGGCTTCTACGGAAAGGAAATGAGCGTCCAGCACAGTTTGCGTGGCCCGAGAACATGCCAGAGCCATCTGAAGTGCAAACGCGGGTCGTACAACTAATGAATTTCCATCGGCGCGTTATGCATTATAATTATGGAAAGCTTTACAGCGGCGCAGCGACGTCTCTCAGCTCCATCTCAAACCCTAGCACCGAGAAGTTGACAGGCGAGGGTTCTAGCACATCAATATCGTCGGCTTTGTCTCACGCGAACGCAGTCAACAACATCCAGTCACGGTGGtgcagcggcgaggatgcAGAGCTATTCCGCGAGCGGTGGGAGAAGCTATTTGCCGAATTCTGCGATGGCGAGAAAGTGGATCCTAGCAAAATTTCTGAGCTGTACGATACGATGAAGTTTGATGCTCTGCACAATCGTCAGTTCTTGGAATGGGTTTTCACGCCTCCAAAGGGCATGCTCGAAGAGGAATATGGCGTCAAGGACGGCAAAGGCAGAGACCTTGACGAGGGCAAGGCATCCGAGGATTCAAAGGGCGAGAAGAGTCAGAATGGCTCCCCGGAGGGATCCGACAAGGCCGATCCATCCAGCCGAGGGGCCAGCGTGAGAAAGCTTTTCCGCAGACGGTCGTTCCTCAATGGACTGAGGCACCTCAACGAAGAAGGCCCCCCCGAGCAATACTTCCGCCTATACAAGGGAACGCACCAGACTTCGCAAAAGCCCGATCCTCGAAACGACCCATTGCAAGAACTGTATCGACTCGCCAAAGTCCTGTTTGACTTCATCTGTCCTCAGGAATACGGAATTTCCGATagcgagaagctcgagaTCGGTCTCTTGACCTCGCTGCCCCTTTTGAAAGAGATTGTTCAGGACCTCGAGGAGATGCAGGCCTCCAATGATGCCAAATCCTTCTTCTATTTCACCAAGGAGTCTCATATTTATACTTTACTCAACTGCATCATCGAAGGCGGCATCGAAACCAAAATCACGCGCAGCACGATACCTGAGCTAGACTACCTCTCGCAGATCTGCTTTGAACTTTACGAGTCTGAGATGAAACCACCCCCCGAAAGCGTTGCTGCCGACACTCCGACCTTTGCCTACAGCATTCGCATTACTCTCAGCCCTGGATGTCACGTCTTCGATCCCTTGCATGTTCAGCTCGACAGCCGACATTGCATTGGTTGTGCTCCAAGGCGTAGTTTGACCCCTCACATCGACTGGCTTCAGGTCATCAAGACTCTTCGAGCCAAGTTCAACCA GGTCAAATTGCCCAAGACGTTTTTGGCCGTCAATCTTTCTGATGCATTCACATTTGAGGAGCAGGAGCGGATGGCAAATGACAATGACTTGCTCGAGATGAAGACGGTACCACCGAAGGACCTGTTATCAGGAGGGCGGGACAAGGTGACTGAGACGGGCGAAGACGATACGTCCACTGACACGACTTCGGCTAAACCCGGCCGAGACGTGACGCCAACGCCCGCAGCCGTCTGA